In Herbaspirillum sp. WKF16, one genomic interval encodes:
- a CDS encoding FecR domain-containing protein gives MSGDSSRVLRKDAHGVLEASAEWYSIMHADSVSDEDMRRWNAWMLADPSHRSAWERVMNISSKFGAMPHALNARAANHALAAVSGKQRRQTLKLLGALCAVGVGALLASRSRMASTLFAGHRTGVGEQRQLILADGTEIWLNTETAIDVDYGGALRQVSLRSGEILIKTAADRQSPARPFVVTTEQGNLRPLGTQFTVRGEDGVVNVAVFEGAVEVALRDDAAQARPVVHAGLQMSFSRSGAGAMQPAETLRRDWIHGVLAADNMRLADFIDELGRYHAGILSCAPEVADLRIVGAFPVRDMPAILAALESTLPITVRQYARWWVSINKKSA, from the coding sequence ATGAGCGGCGACTCCTCCCGCGTCCTGCGCAAGGACGCCCACGGCGTGCTGGAAGCCAGCGCCGAGTGGTACTCCATCATGCATGCCGACAGCGTCAGCGACGAAGACATGCGCAGGTGGAACGCCTGGATGCTGGCCGATCCCTCGCACCGCAGCGCCTGGGAACGGGTCATGAATATCAGCAGCAAGTTCGGGGCGATGCCTCATGCATTGAACGCGCGCGCGGCCAACCACGCGCTGGCCGCGGTCTCCGGCAAGCAGCGCCGCCAGACGCTCAAGCTGCTGGGCGCGCTCTGCGCCGTCGGCGTGGGCGCCTTGCTTGCCTCGCGCAGCCGCATGGCCTCGACCCTCTTCGCCGGGCACCGCACCGGCGTGGGCGAGCAACGACAACTCATCCTGGCCGACGGCACCGAGATCTGGCTCAACACCGAGACCGCAATCGACGTCGACTACGGCGGCGCGCTGCGCCAAGTCAGCCTGCGCTCGGGCGAGATACTGATCAAGACCGCTGCCGACCGCCAGTCCCCCGCCCGGCCGTTCGTGGTGACCACCGAGCAGGGCAACCTGCGCCCGCTGGGCACGCAATTCACCGTGCGCGGCGAGGATGGCGTGGTCAACGTCGCCGTCTTCGAAGGCGCCGTCGAAGTCGCGCTCAGGGACGATGCGGCGCAGGCGCGCCCGGTCGTCCACGCCGGGCTGCAAATGTCCTTCTCGCGCTCCGGCGCCGGCGCCATGCAGCCGGCCGAGACCTTGCGCCGCGACTGGATCCATGGCGTCCTGGCCGCGGACAACATGCGACTGGCCGATTTCATCGATGAACTGGGCCGCTACCACGCCGGCATCCTCAGCTGCGCGCCGGAGGTGGCCGACCTCAGGATCGTCGGCGCCTTCCCGGTGCGCGATATGCCGGCCATCCTCGCCGCGCTGGAGTCCACCCTGCCCATTACCGTCAGGCAATACGCGCGCTGGTGGGTCTCCATCAATAAAAAATCCGCATAA
- a CDS encoding TetR/AcrR family transcriptional regulator, protein MTRQRLSREQSREQTRERLLDSAHAVFMQKGFPLASVEDISAAAGYSRGAFYSNFDDKTQLFFELLRREGESIDQEFHRMLSGPVSDPVALREEVAAQYSQLYQGDKCSLLWMEARIVALRDEKFRVELNRFLEERYLQIAGFVEAYSRLTGTAPAAPPREIAIGLMALCEGVSFSHRCAPDMVDGKTAESVLSWFLKASIAMPAAAPAPAPAPKKTAARKKKA, encoded by the coding sequence ATGACACGCCAACGACTCAGCCGCGAGCAAAGCCGGGAGCAGACCAGGGAACGCCTGCTGGACTCGGCGCACGCCGTCTTCATGCAAAAGGGATTCCCGCTGGCCAGCGTGGAGGACATCAGCGCCGCCGCAGGATACTCGCGCGGCGCCTTCTATTCCAATTTCGACGACAAGACGCAGTTGTTCTTCGAACTGTTACGCCGCGAGGGCGAAAGCATCGACCAGGAATTTCACCGCATGCTCAGCGGCCCGGTCAGCGACCCGGTCGCCTTGCGCGAGGAAGTCGCGGCGCAATATTCGCAACTGTATCAGGGCGACAAGTGCAGCCTGCTGTGGATGGAAGCGCGCATCGTCGCCTTGCGCGACGAGAAATTCCGCGTGGAGCTCAATCGTTTCCTGGAAGAGCGCTATCTCCAGATCGCCGGATTCGTCGAAGCCTATTCGCGCCTGACCGGCACCGCCCCGGCGGCGCCGCCGCGCGAGATCGCCATCGGCCTGATGGCCCTGTGCGAAGGCGTAAGCTTCTCGCACCGCTGCGCGCCGGACATGGTCGACGGCAAGACGGCGGAGTCGGTGCTGTCTTGGTTCCTGAAAGCCTCGATCGCGATGCCTGCGGCTGCGCCCGCCCCCGCTCCCGCGCCGAAGAAAACCGCCGCGCGCAAGAAGAAAGCCTGA
- a CDS encoding sigma-70 family RNA polymerase sigma factor yields the protein MPAADPCLRISVEDLYTSHHGPLVEWLRKKLGCASNAADLAQDTFLRVILKRDLEALREPQAYLRTIAHSLLVNHWRRQDLERAYLEALAVFPDAMLPSEEDKAVVLEGLQEIDRLLGRLSVKARTAFLLSHLEGLTYAQIAVELEVSERMVKKYMAQAMLVCLELQV from the coding sequence ATGCCCGCCGCAGATCCCTGTTTGCGCATTTCCGTCGAAGACTTGTACACATCCCATCACGGCCCGCTGGTGGAATGGCTGCGCAAGAAGCTGGGATGCGCCTCCAATGCCGCCGACCTGGCGCAGGACACGTTCCTGCGGGTGATCCTCAAGCGCGACCTGGAAGCGCTGCGCGAGCCGCAGGCCTACCTGCGCACCATCGCGCATTCGCTGCTGGTGAACCACTGGCGCAGGCAAGACCTGGAGCGCGCCTACCTGGAGGCGCTGGCGGTCTTCCCCGACGCCATGCTGCCCTCGGAAGAAGACAAGGCCGTCGTGCTGGAAGGCCTGCAGGAGATCGACCGCCTGCTGGGTCGCCTGTCGGTCAAGGCGCGCACGGCCTTCCTGCTGTCCCATCTCGAAGGCCTCACCTACGCGCAAATCGCCGTCGAACTGGAGGTATCCGAGCGCATGGTCAAGAAGTACATGGCGCAGGCCATGCTGGTGTGCCTGGAACTGCAGGTCTAG